The Meriones unguiculatus strain TT.TT164.6M chromosome 1, Bangor_MerUng_6.1, whole genome shotgun sequence genome has a segment encoding these proteins:
- the Itprip gene encoding inositol 1,4,5-trisphosphate receptor-interacting protein isoform X2, whose translation MAMGLFRVCLVVVTAIINHPLLFPRENATVPENEEEIIRKMQEHQEKLQLEQLRLEEEVSRLVAEKEALQQAEDHDGQQPPEAHTAWDLWSTLCMILFLIIEIWRQDLQDRPFPECLGGDEDDLSGTPLRGLPLPDKAALDHFYEHCIRSATGDATRTREFVEGFVDDLLEALRSICNRDTDMEMEDFIGVDSMYENWQAERPLLCRLFVPFIPPEPYSFHPELWCSSLSVPLGRQGYGQIKVTLADGDPLGCICGKTKLGEDMLCLLHGKNRAVRPSSGGGGEMEDLLCSRKSSYLDTMQVMKWFQVALTRAWHHIAHKYEFDLAFDQLDTPGCLKIKFRSGKAMPFTLTPVIQCNDSDLYFVLRPPKEPCGGTPATSTDWPLSFAVYERQFLRMTAKALPEGACHLSCLQIACFLLSKQSRLTGPSELSNYHLKTALLHLLLSRRAADWKASQLQARLQELFCFLERSLLEKKLHHFFVGNRKVPEAMGLPGVVRTAEPLNLFRPFVLQRTLYHSTVDFFYEMLKNAPTFIREYSLHVPSNHASPPPKAVAL comes from the coding sequence ATGGCCATGGGACTTTTCCGGGTCTGTCTGGTGGTGGTGACGGCCATCATTAACCACCCCCTGCTGTTCCCACGTGAGAATGCCACCGTTCCCGAGAACGAGGAAGAGATCATCCGCAAGATGCAGGAGCACCAGGAGAAGCTGCAGCTGGAGCAGCTGCGCCTGGAGGAGGAGGTGTCACGGCTGGTGGCCGAGAAGGAGGCCCTGCAGCAGGCAGAGGACCACGACGGCCAGCAGCCGCCGGAGGCCCACACTGCCTGGGACCTCTGGAGCACCCTCTGCATGATCCTCTTCCTGATCATCGAGATATGGCGGCAAGACCTCCAAGACAGGCCCTTTCCAGAGTGCCTGGGCGGGGATGAGGACGACCTCTCTGGAACCCCGCTGCGGGGCCTTCCCCTGCCCGATAAGGCCGCCCTGGACCACTTCTATGAGCACTGTATTCGGAGTGCCACGGGGGATGCCACCCGCACCCGGGAGTTTGTGGAAGGCTTCGTGGATGACCTGCTGGAAGCTCTGAGGAGCATCTGCAACCGAGACACCGACATGGAGATGGAGGACTTCATTGGCGTGGACAGCATGTATGAGAACTGGCAAGCGGAGAGGCCCCTGCTGTGCCGCCTGTTCGTCCCCTTCATTCCCCCGGAGCCCTACAGCTTCCACCCAGAGCTCTGGTGCTCCAGCCTTTCTGTACCCCTGGGTCGCCAGGGCTACGGCCAAATCAAGGTGACCCTGGCAGATGGGGACCCTCTAGGCTGTATCTGCGGCAAAACCAAGCTTGGGGAGGATATGCTGTGCCTCCTCCACGGCAAGAACAGAGCGGTGCGGCCCAGCAGCGGGGGAGGCGGTGAAATGGAGGACTTACTGTGTTCCAGGAAGTCCTCATATCTGGACACTATGCAGGTCATGAAGTGGTTCCAGGTGGCGCTCACCAGGGCCTGGCATCACATTGCCCACAAATATGAGTTTGACCTTGCCTTTGACCAGCTGGACACTCCAGGCTGTCTCAAGATCAAGTTCCGCTCAGGGAAGGCCATGCCCTTCACCTTGACTCCTGTGATCCAGTGTAACGACTCGGATCTGTACTTCGTCCTGCGGCCTCCCAAGGAGCCCTGTGGGGGAACTCCAGCCACCAGCACTGACTGGCCCCTGTCCTTTGCTGTCTATGAGCGACAGTTCCTCCGGATGACAGCAAAGGCTTTGCCCGAGGGTGCCTGCCACCTCAGCTGTTTGCAGATCGCCTGCTTCTTGCTATCCAAGCAGAGCCGCCTGACAGGCCCCAGTGAGTTAAGCAACTACCACCTAAAGACGGCCCTGCTGCATCTCCTGCTGTCCCGGCGGGCCGCTGACTGGAAGGCCAGCCAGCTGCAGGCGCGCCTGCAGGAGCTTTTCTGCTTCCTGGAGAGGAGCCTGCTGGAGAAGAAGCTCCATCACTTCTTTGTGGGCAACCGTAAGGTGCCCGAGGCCATGGGACTCCCTGGGGTCGTGCGCACAGCCGAGCCACTCAACCTCTTCCGGCCCTTCGTCCTGCAGAGGACTCTTTACCATAGCACAGTGGACTTCTTCTACGAAATGCTTAAGAATGCCCCGACGTTCATTCGAGAGTATTCCCTCCATGTCCCCTCAAACCATGCCAGCCCACCACCAAAAGCTGTTGCCCTGTAG
- the Itprip gene encoding inositol 1,4,5-trisphosphate receptor-interacting protein isoform X1, which yields MNSTAMAMGLFRVCLVVVTAIINHPLLFPRENATVPENEEEIIRKMQEHQEKLQLEQLRLEEEVSRLVAEKEALQQAEDHDGQQPPEAHTAWDLWSTLCMILFLIIEIWRQDLQDRPFPECLGGDEDDLSGTPLRGLPLPDKAALDHFYEHCIRSATGDATRTREFVEGFVDDLLEALRSICNRDTDMEMEDFIGVDSMYENWQAERPLLCRLFVPFIPPEPYSFHPELWCSSLSVPLGRQGYGQIKVTLADGDPLGCICGKTKLGEDMLCLLHGKNRAVRPSSGGGGEMEDLLCSRKSSYLDTMQVMKWFQVALTRAWHHIAHKYEFDLAFDQLDTPGCLKIKFRSGKAMPFTLTPVIQCNDSDLYFVLRPPKEPCGGTPATSTDWPLSFAVYERQFLRMTAKALPEGACHLSCLQIACFLLSKQSRLTGPSELSNYHLKTALLHLLLSRRAADWKASQLQARLQELFCFLERSLLEKKLHHFFVGNRKVPEAMGLPGVVRTAEPLNLFRPFVLQRTLYHSTVDFFYEMLKNAPTFIREYSLHVPSNHASPPPKAVAL from the exons AT GAACTCTACAGCCATGGCCATGGGACTTTTCCGGGTCTGTCTGGTGGTGGTGACGGCCATCATTAACCACCCCCTGCTGTTCCCACGTGAGAATGCCACCGTTCCCGAGAACGAGGAAGAGATCATCCGCAAGATGCAGGAGCACCAGGAGAAGCTGCAGCTGGAGCAGCTGCGCCTGGAGGAGGAGGTGTCACGGCTGGTGGCCGAGAAGGAGGCCCTGCAGCAGGCAGAGGACCACGACGGCCAGCAGCCGCCGGAGGCCCACACTGCCTGGGACCTCTGGAGCACCCTCTGCATGATCCTCTTCCTGATCATCGAGATATGGCGGCAAGACCTCCAAGACAGGCCCTTTCCAGAGTGCCTGGGCGGGGATGAGGACGACCTCTCTGGAACCCCGCTGCGGGGCCTTCCCCTGCCCGATAAGGCCGCCCTGGACCACTTCTATGAGCACTGTATTCGGAGTGCCACGGGGGATGCCACCCGCACCCGGGAGTTTGTGGAAGGCTTCGTGGATGACCTGCTGGAAGCTCTGAGGAGCATCTGCAACCGAGACACCGACATGGAGATGGAGGACTTCATTGGCGTGGACAGCATGTATGAGAACTGGCAAGCGGAGAGGCCCCTGCTGTGCCGCCTGTTCGTCCCCTTCATTCCCCCGGAGCCCTACAGCTTCCACCCAGAGCTCTGGTGCTCCAGCCTTTCTGTACCCCTGGGTCGCCAGGGCTACGGCCAAATCAAGGTGACCCTGGCAGATGGGGACCCTCTAGGCTGTATCTGCGGCAAAACCAAGCTTGGGGAGGATATGCTGTGCCTCCTCCACGGCAAGAACAGAGCGGTGCGGCCCAGCAGCGGGGGAGGCGGTGAAATGGAGGACTTACTGTGTTCCAGGAAGTCCTCATATCTGGACACTATGCAGGTCATGAAGTGGTTCCAGGTGGCGCTCACCAGGGCCTGGCATCACATTGCCCACAAATATGAGTTTGACCTTGCCTTTGACCAGCTGGACACTCCAGGCTGTCTCAAGATCAAGTTCCGCTCAGGGAAGGCCATGCCCTTCACCTTGACTCCTGTGATCCAGTGTAACGACTCGGATCTGTACTTCGTCCTGCGGCCTCCCAAGGAGCCCTGTGGGGGAACTCCAGCCACCAGCACTGACTGGCCCCTGTCCTTTGCTGTCTATGAGCGACAGTTCCTCCGGATGACAGCAAAGGCTTTGCCCGAGGGTGCCTGCCACCTCAGCTGTTTGCAGATCGCCTGCTTCTTGCTATCCAAGCAGAGCCGCCTGACAGGCCCCAGTGAGTTAAGCAACTACCACCTAAAGACGGCCCTGCTGCATCTCCTGCTGTCCCGGCGGGCCGCTGACTGGAAGGCCAGCCAGCTGCAGGCGCGCCTGCAGGAGCTTTTCTGCTTCCTGGAGAGGAGCCTGCTGGAGAAGAAGCTCCATCACTTCTTTGTGGGCAACCGTAAGGTGCCCGAGGCCATGGGACTCCCTGGGGTCGTGCGCACAGCCGAGCCACTCAACCTCTTCCGGCCCTTCGTCCTGCAGAGGACTCTTTACCATAGCACAGTGGACTTCTTCTACGAAATGCTTAAGAATGCCCCGACGTTCATTCGAGAGTATTCCCTCCATGTCCCCTCAAACCATGCCAGCCCACCACCAAAAGCTGTTGCCCTGTAG